In one window of Petrotoga sp. 9PWA.NaAc.5.4 DNA:
- a CDS encoding type II secretion system protein GspD — MKQYIKTNKESNQIVLYAPQKTIDYIKDLVNKLDKPEPSIELTVYIVETNERYSDLIKGNLFDMNREGITANINSFTFSEPTIGFSIQDLFEAEIDMYEKNETAKLVTKQVVDVLPEQKALLSLKSFENIIFTTYRNEFRNIESGIEIEMTPKLMNDIVQITFRTKTNNLMEVRRDSYLVSESKLETKVNLSPNEVLLIADLDLSQMYSKDGGTTFLKDLPFFRFLFGDDQKKDENKRMMIFLTATVKTKGADSK; from the coding sequence TTATATAAAAGACTTAGTAAATAAACTCGATAAACCAGAACCCTCCATAGAGTTAACTGTTTATATTGTCGAAACCAATGAAAGATATTCTGATTTAATAAAAGGCAATCTCTTTGATATGAATAGAGAGGGAATTACAGCAAATATAAACAGTTTTACATTTTCAGAACCAACAATAGGTTTTTCAATCCAAGATCTTTTTGAAGCAGAAATAGATATGTATGAAAAAAATGAAACTGCAAAGTTGGTTACAAAACAGGTTGTTGATGTTTTACCTGAACAAAAGGCTTTGTTATCTCTAAAAAGTTTTGAGAATATAATTTTTACTACGTATAGAAATGAATTTAGAAATATAGAGAGTGGAATAGAAATAGAAATGACTCCCAAATTAATGAACGATATTGTCCAAATAACCTTTAGAACAAAAACTAATAATTTGATGGAGGTTAGAAGGGATAGTTATTTGGTCTCTGAGTCGAAATTAGAAACTAAAGTGAATTTAAGTCCAAACGAAGTTTTGTTAATAGCTGATTTAGATTTGAGCCAGATGTATTCGAAAGATGGTGGAACGACTTTTCTTAAAGATCTTCCTTTTTTTAGATTTTTATTTGGCGATGACCAGAAGAAGGATGAAAATAAAAGAATGATGATATTTTTGACCGCTACTGTCAAGACAAAAGGGGCTGATTCAAAGTGA